One segment of Myxocyprinus asiaticus isolate MX2 ecotype Aquarium Trade chromosome 41, UBuf_Myxa_2, whole genome shotgun sequence DNA contains the following:
- the LOC127432163 gene encoding autophagy-related protein 9A-like: protein MADFEMYQEYQRIEEYDEDSPPGEEDLIIHVPEGRGDPWHHIKNLDNFFTRIYHFHQKNGFACMVLSEFFELVQFLFVVTFTTFLFNCVEYDVLFANRAVNHTGQSHKVTIPDAILPSEQCIERIEGNSCIIFLLIMAAIFWVYRLVKVICNVLSYWEIRQFYIKALKIRMDDLCNFSWQEVQVRLIHLQREQPMCVQKRELSELDIYHRILRFKNYTVAMINKSLLPIRLRVPFFGDMIFLTQGLKYNFELLLFWGPLSLFQNKWSLHPKYKRAANRQELAKQLSRVILLTGMVNLLLCPFVVVWQVLYAFFSYAEVIKREPGSLGARRWSLYGRLYLRHFNELDHELHGRLGRGYKPAATYMNAFVSPLLSVLAKNVAFFSGSVLAVLIALTVYDEDVLTVQHILTAITVLGVVITVTRSFIPDEHMVWCPEQLLQCVLAHIHYMPDHWKGNANKAETRDEMAQLFQYKAVFILEELLSPIITPFILIFPLRSKSLEIIDFFRNFTVDVAGVGDICSFAQMDIRRHGNPQWMSEGQTEASVYQQAENGKTELSLMHFTIKNPHWQPPQESSVFISHLKEKVQQDAQTGPSPQLLMSEAPLCTSLLSNESATGPDNLLASVLAHPILTASGLPGWNRRFTPQNSTASAAASVLASLSSSQQPHTGRSRSHTLLPSRQHYDVPMYCSEHTVGDSMSASDSKMLSQSKSALASEFASAEMSLHAIYMHEVHQQKTQHTSGLLQAPVSMRDLSTNSGPQIQSSQTVSLVLPTSGHLGGWAEEEEEEEGDEEEINTSPVPDQTSRGSS from the exons ATGGCTGATTTTGAAATGTATCAGGAGTATCAGCGTATAGAAGAATATGATGAAGACTCCCCCCCAGGAGAGGAAGACTTAATCATTCAtgtgccagagggcagaggag ACCCATGGCATCATATAAAGAACCTCGACAATTTCTTCACAAGAAT CTATCATTTCCATCAGAAGAATGGATTTGCCTGCATGGTTTTGTCAGAGTTTTTTGAACTTGT GCAGTTCCTGTTTGTGGTCACGTTTACAACTTTCCTTTTCAATTGTGTGGAATATGATGTTCTCTTTGCCAACCGAGCGGTCAACCACACGGGCCAGAGCCATAAGGTCACCATTCCTGATGCTATTTTACCCAGCGAGCAGTGCATTGAGAG GATTGAAGGCAACAGCTGTATCATCTTTCTCTTGATAATGGCAGCCATTTTTTGGGTCTATCGGCTCGTGAAGGTGATCTGCAATGTCCTCAGCTACTGGGAGATCCGGCAGTTTTATATTAAAGCACTCAAAATACGGATG GACGATTTGTGCAACTTCTCGTGGCAAGAAGTTCAAGTCCGTTTGATTCACTTGCAGCGTGAGCAGCCTATGTGCGTCCAGAAGAGGGAACTCTCTGAACTGGACATCTACCACCGCATCCTACGCTTTAAAAACTACACCGTGGCCATGATCAATAAATCACTGCTGCCCATCAGACTGCGTGTGCCCTTCTTTGGCGACATGATTTTCCTCACCCAGGGCCTAAAGTACAACTTTGAACTTCTTCTTTTTTGGGGCCCCCTCTCGCTTTTTCAGAACAAATGGAGTCTGCATCCCAAGTACAAACGGGCTGCGAACCGCCAAGAGCTTGCGAAACAGCTCAGTCGTGTAATACTGCTAACTGGCATGGTCAATCTTCTACTTTGCCCATTCGTGGTGGTGTGGCAGGTGTTGTATGCGTTTTTTAGCTATGCCGAAGTCATCAAACGGGAGCCGGGCAGCTTGGGGGCACGGCGTTGGTCGCTGTACGGCCGTCTATACCTGCGACACTTTAACGAGCTGGATCACGAGTTGCACGGCAGGCTGGGTCGTGGGTACAAGCCGGCCGCTACATACATGAACGCCTTTGTTTCTCCCCTGTTGTCGGTGCTGGCAAAGAATGTGGCTTTCTTTTCCGGCTCAGTGCTGGCTGTGCTGATTGCGTTGACAGTGTACGATGAGGACGTATTGACGGTGCAGCACATCCTGACGGCCATTACAGTGCTGGGCGTGGTCATCACGGTCACCAG GTCATTTATTCCAGATGAACATATGGTGTGGTGTCCTGAACAGCTGCTACAATGTGTCCTGGCCCATATTCACTACATGCCAGATCACTGGAAGGGAAACGCCAACAAGGCCGAGACCCGTGATGAAATGGCACAGCTTTTCCAGTACAAAGCG GTCTTTATTTTGGAGGAGCTCCTCAGCCCCATAATTACCCCATTCATCCTCATCTTCCCCCTGCGGAGCAAGTCTCTAGAAATCATCGACTTCTTCCGTAACTTCACAGTAGACGTGGCAGGAGTGGGCGACATATGTTCGTTTGCTCAGATGGACATCAGACGCCATGGCAACCCACAG TGGATGTCTGAGGGTCAGACGGAAGCTTCGGTGTACCAGCAGGCTGAGAACGGCAAGACAGAACTGTCTCTCATGCATTTCACCATTAAAAACCCTCACTGGCAGCCACCGCAGGAGAGCTCAGTGTTCATCAGTCACCTGAAGGAGAAGGTTCAACAGGATGCTCAGACAGGACCATCTCCTCAGCTGCTGATGTCTGAAGCTCCTCTTTGTACCTCATTGCTGTCTAATGAGTCTGCCACTGGT cCTGATAACCTGTTAGCCAGCGTGTTGGCTCACCCCATACTGACTGCGTCCGGACTGCCCGGATGGAATCGTCGTTTTACACCGCAGAACAGCACAGCCTCTGCAGCGGCCAGCGTCCTGGCGTCCCTCTCTTCCTCCCAGCAGCCCCACACCGGGCGTTCTCGTTCACACACTCTCCTTCCCTCCCGACAGCATTATGATGTTCCCATGTACTGCAGTGAGCACACTGTGGGAGACAG CATGTCTGCAAGTGACTCCAAGATGCTCAGCCAGTCTAAATCAGCCCTAGCATCAGAGTTTGCATCCGCTGAGATGAGCCTGCATGCTATATACATGCATGAG GTGCATCAGCAGAAGACCCAGCATACATCTGGACTGCTTCAGGCCCCTGTATCAATGAGGGATTTAAGTACTAACAGTG GTCCTCAGATACAGTCTTCGCAGACAGTCAGCCTGGTGCTGCCCACTTCTGGCCATTTGGGTGGCTGGgctgaagaagaggaagaggaggagggtgATGAAGAGGAGATAAACACTAGCCCTGTGCCAGATCAGACCAGCAGAGGGAGCAGCTGA
- the cdk5 gene encoding cyclin-dependent-like kinase 5: MQKYEKLEKIGEGTYGTVFKAKNRETHEIVALKRVRLDDDDEGVPSSALREICLLKELKHKNIVRLHDVLHSDKKLTLVFEYCDQDLKKYFDSCNGDLDPEIVKSFMYQLLKGLAFCHSRNVLHRDLKPQNLLINRNGELKLADFGLARAFGIPVRCYSAEVVTLWYRPPDVLFGAKLYSTSIDMWSAGCIFAELANAGRPLFPGNDVDDQLKRIFRLLGTPTEEQWQTMNKLPDYKPYPMYPATTSLVNVVPKLSSTGRDLLQNLLKCNPVQRISAEEALQHPYFADFCPP; this comes from the exons ATGCAAAAGTATGAGAAGTTGGAGAAGATAGGAGAGG GTACATATGGGACTGTTTTTAAGGCTAAGAACAGGGAGACGCATGAGATTGTGGCCCTCAAAAGAGTGAGattggatgatgatgatgag GGGGTACCAAGTTCAGCATTACGAGAAATTTGCCTCCTGAAAGAACTTAAGCATAAAAACATTGTaag GCTGCATGATGTCCTTCACAGTGATAAGAAGCTAACATTAGTTTTTGAGTACTGTGACCAG GATTTGAAGAAATACTTCGACAGCTGCAATGGTGACTTGGATCCAGAGATTGTTAAG TCCTTCATGTACCAGTTATTGAAGGGACTTGCCTTCTGCCACAGTCGAAATGTTCTTCACCGGGACCTTAAACCACAAAATCTGCTAATTAACAGA aaTGGTGAACTGAAGTTAGCTGACTTTGGCTTGGCCAGAGCTTTTGGGATTCCTGTTCGATGTTATTCTGCTGAG GTGGTGACATTGTGGTACAGACCTCCAGACGTACTGTTTGGTGCTAAGCTATATTCTACCTCTATCGACATGTGGTCTGCCGGGTGTATATTTGCAG AACTAGCAAATGCTGGACGGCCGTTATTTCCTGGTAATGATGTGGACGATCAGTTAAAGAGGATCTTTAG ATTGCTGGGGACACCAACAGAAGAACAGTGGCAGACTATGAACAAACTTCCAGATTATAag ccaTATCCAATGTACCCAGCTACTACATCACTTGTGAATGTTGTCCCGAAACTCAGTAGCACTGGCAGAGACCTACTACAG AATCTTCTGAAATGCAATCCAGTACAGCGAATTTCAGCAGAGGAAGCCCTACAGCACCCTTACTTTGCTGATTTCTGCCCACCCTAA